One genomic region from Ralstonia pseudosolanacearum encodes:
- a CDS encoding 2OG-Fe(II) oxygenase family protein, with the protein MPSLRSYLDNAFRWRRGRQGTGYDKMLLATATWPIRFDSYLIRYPEGAEIPPHTDPVSDGRHYRLNLVLKSPRSGGEFVCANPIFQTRRIKLFRPDACEHSVTRVRGGSRYVLSVGWVIGGRAA; encoded by the coding sequence ATGCCGTCACTTCGCTCTTACCTCGACAACGCTTTCCGCTGGCGGCGCGGCCGCCAGGGCACGGGCTACGACAAGATGCTGCTGGCCACCGCGACGTGGCCCATCCGCTTCGACAGCTACCTGATCCGCTACCCCGAGGGGGCGGAGATTCCGCCGCACACGGACCCGGTCTCGGACGGGCGGCACTATCGGCTCAACCTCGTGCTCAAGTCGCCCCGGTCGGGCGGCGAGTTCGTCTGCGCGAACCCGATCTTCCAGACCCGCCGCATCAAGCTGTTTCGGCCCGATGCCTGCGAGCACAGCGTGACGCGGGTGCGGGGCGGTAGCCGCTACGTGTTGTCGGTGGGGTGGGTGATCGGCGGGCGGGCGGCCTGA